From a single Bacillus pumilus genomic region:
- a CDS encoding GntR family transcriptional regulator, whose protein sequence is MIQIDPRSAAPIYEQIIEQLKILCLKGVMKPGDKLPSVRELATIIIANPNTVSKAYKELEREGIIETLRGRGTYVTEGAQLKLNEGKVLEMKEQLRQLIIEAHYAGIDIQQLKEWIEEIGSSLEGGKKVD, encoded by the coding sequence ATGATTCAAATAGATCCAAGAAGCGCTGCGCCAATATATGAACAAATCATTGAGCAGTTAAAAATTTTATGTCTAAAAGGTGTAATGAAACCTGGAGACAAACTGCCCTCTGTCAGAGAGCTCGCCACCATTATCATCGCCAACCCAAATACCGTCAGTAAAGCATATAAGGAGCTTGAGCGGGAAGGAATTATTGAAACATTAAGAGGCCGAGGCACGTATGTGACAGAAGGGGCTCAGTTAAAGCTGAATGAAGGGAAGGTATTGGAGATGAAGGAGCAATTAAGGCAACTCATTATAGAAGCTCATTATGCCGGGATTGATATTCAACAACTGAAGGAATGGATAGAAGAGATCGGCTCAAGTCTTGAGGGAGGAAAAAAAGTTGATTGA
- a CDS encoding ABC transporter permease subunit, with protein sequence MVKRQLLYKEWKQSELTFILVILVAVFATPLSFLMGYSSFQTCLNDPTCTTVDNDFYYNFSSDIFIALSWTMGLLFAIIQLGYERNKGQIDFTLSLPFSRSTIYHTKFFLGAGIITLVHVLSYAITYLLILGIQPKETFDFNSGYFIALVSTLMIYSLCLAAGALTGSAISQAIVTFSTAILPYLLIWLPIFHLDYILKTNRHWVDVSYDYFIMPIAPITYITDRFKYRDPSEYPVWFTSEEFIIPIVMMIIFYLIGLFSFMKHPIERNGRFFLYPKMDRPIQILVIIFGVLGFGWVGFSSDNSMFGYIAGMVIGGVVGALTSYFLIYRKR encoded by the coding sequence ATGGTAAAGCGGCAATTATTATATAAGGAATGGAAGCAATCAGAGCTGACATTTATTTTAGTCATACTGGTTGCAGTGTTTGCCACACCTTTATCCTTTTTAATGGGGTACTCATCCTTTCAAACTTGTTTAAACGATCCGACTTGTACAACAGTGGACAATGACTTTTATTATAATTTTAGTTCTGATATTTTTATCGCCCTCTCATGGACGATGGGCTTGCTTTTTGCGATTATCCAATTGGGATATGAAAGAAATAAGGGGCAAATCGATTTCACTTTATCCTTGCCTTTTAGCAGAAGCACCATTTACCACACAAAGTTTTTCCTAGGTGCCGGTATTATCACGCTCGTTCATGTGTTGTCATATGCCATCACTTACTTACTCATATTAGGCATTCAACCAAAAGAGACGTTCGACTTTAATAGTGGCTACTTCATTGCACTTGTGTCTACCTTAATGATTTATAGTTTGTGTCTCGCAGCTGGTGCTTTAACAGGAAGCGCAATAAGTCAAGCCATTGTCACATTCAGTACAGCTATATTGCCATATTTATTAATTTGGCTTCCGATATTTCATTTAGATTATATTTTAAAAACGAATAGACATTGGGTCGATGTCAGTTATGACTACTTTATTATGCCCATCGCACCAATTACTTATATAACAGATCGTTTTAAATATCGAGATCCGAGTGAATATCCAGTTTGGTTTACTAGTGAGGAATTCATCATACCCATTGTGATGATGATTATATTTTATCTCATTGGTTTGTTTAGCTTTATGAAGCACCCTATTGAACGAAATGGAAGATTCTTTCTTTATCCGAAAATGGATAGACCTATTCAAATTTTGGTCATTATCTTCGGTGTTCTAGGGTTTGGATGGGTTGGGTTTTCTTCTGACAATTCCATGTTTGGTTATATCGCTGGCATGGTAATAGGCGGCGTTGTAGGAGCACTGACGAGTTATTTCTTAATATATCGAAAAAGATAA
- a CDS encoding YtzC family protein, with protein MATRKSIDEFIQKSTDTLEFASEQFDLSSRQEHYNEDEFSKAQLMLEDAVNELEKLKDVANDQQRERLDRARVQIQSLQNQMILGISYDNE; from the coding sequence ATGGCAACAAGGAAGTCAATCGATGAATTTATCCAAAAAAGTACTGATACGCTTGAGTTTGCAAGTGAGCAATTTGATTTAAGCTCACGCCAAGAGCATTATAATGAGGACGAATTTTCGAAGGCGCAGCTTATGCTTGAAGATGCGGTCAACGAATTAGAAAAATTAAAAGATGTCGCCAATGACCAACAAAGAGAACGATTAGACAGGGCACGTGTTCAAATTCAAAGCTTGCAAAATCAAATGATTTTAGGTATTTCTTACGATAACGAATGA
- a CDS encoding ABC transporter ATP-binding protein gives MIQIQALDHVFKIGKKGRENEIPVLKGIDLSIKRGDIACIVGRSGSGKSTLLNLISGYITPTSGQIVVDGTNVTGFNEKEWADFRLAHFGFIFQSFQLIGSLTTYENVELPLTLKGVKPSERKAKVKEMLKRVGLEHHAGHYPNELSGGQQQRVSIARALILNPSIILADEPTGSLDSETEGEILAFIQQLNREKGITFVIITHDDEVASIADTTFQLHDGVLKKGEQSVEI, from the coding sequence ATGATTCAGATTCAAGCGTTAGATCATGTATTTAAAATTGGTAAAAAGGGCAGAGAGAATGAAATTCCTGTGCTGAAAGGGATTGACCTATCCATTAAAAGAGGCGATATTGCTTGTATTGTCGGGCGGAGCGGCTCGGGGAAATCGACCTTATTGAACTTAATTTCAGGATATATTACGCCAACAAGCGGGCAAATTGTCGTTGATGGTACCAATGTGACCGGCTTTAACGAAAAAGAATGGGCGGATTTTCGCTTAGCTCACTTTGGTTTTATCTTTCAAAGCTTCCAATTGATCGGGAGCTTAACAACATATGAGAATGTTGAACTTCCGCTCACTTTAAAAGGGGTGAAACCCTCTGAACGAAAGGCGAAAGTAAAAGAAATGCTGAAACGAGTAGGGCTTGAACATCATGCAGGGCATTACCCGAATGAACTGTCAGGCGGGCAGCAGCAGCGTGTGAGTATTGCAAGAGCGTTGATTTTAAATCCATCTATTATTTTAGCGGATGAACCAACGGGCAGTCTCGATTCAGAAACTGAAGGAGAAATTCTAGCCTTTATCCAGCAGCTCAATCGCGAAAAAGGAATCACGTTTGTCATTATTACACATGACGATGAAGTCGCTTCAATCGCAGATACCACGTTCCAGCTTCATGATGGTGTATTAAAGAAAGGGGAACAATCCGTTGAAATTTAG
- a CDS encoding ATP-binding cassette domain-containing protein, whose product MIEVRNVSKTLNGREVLSDVSFKIGEGEIFGLLGRNGSGKTTLLRLIQQILLPDKGEIYFKDVLVKDHPLVKQNIVYMPVVNPYFDRYNYGQLVKLLKHIYPKFDVTYANELVNRYEIPEKVKYRELSTGLKKQLSLILSFAIKPAIILLDEPTDGIDAVTRNDVLQLMIDEVAERETSILITSHRLEDIERMCNRIGFLEGNQLTSVMDLDELKNDYVKIQMAFEEDVNLSIRKNGVAILDQAGVFYTALVLKNDVEAKEYLKSLQPKVWHELPVNLEEVFIAKFGGKRRW is encoded by the coding sequence TTGATTGAGGTTAGAAATGTATCGAAGACATTAAATGGACGTGAAGTACTCAGTGACGTTTCCTTCAAAATAGGCGAAGGTGAGATCTTCGGTCTGCTTGGCAGGAATGGTTCCGGAAAAACAACACTTCTCCGCTTGATTCAGCAAATTCTTCTTCCAGATAAAGGAGAGATTTATTTTAAAGACGTGCTGGTGAAAGACCACCCTTTAGTGAAGCAAAATATTGTGTATATGCCAGTCGTCAATCCATACTTTGACAGATACAATTACGGACAGCTTGTTAAGCTGTTAAAGCATATTTATCCAAAGTTTGACGTGACTTATGCCAATGAGCTTGTGAACCGCTACGAAATTCCTGAAAAAGTGAAATATCGTGAACTATCGACAGGATTAAAAAAACAGCTGTCATTAATTTTAAGCTTTGCAATCAAGCCAGCGATCATTTTGTTAGATGAACCGACAGATGGAATCGATGCTGTGACAAGAAATGATGTTCTTCAGCTCATGATCGACGAAGTAGCGGAACGTGAAACATCGATTCTCATTACATCACACCGATTAGAAGATATTGAGCGGATGTGTAACCGAATTGGATTTTTAGAAGGAAATCAACTCACAAGCGTCATGGATTTAGATGAATTAAAGAATGATTATGTCAAAATCCAGATGGCTTTTGAAGAAGATGTGAACTTAAGTATTAGAAAAAATGGCGTTGCAATTTTGGATCAAGCGGGCGTTTTCTATACAGCGCTTGTTCTTAAAAACGATGTAGAGGCTAAAGAATACTTGAAGTCGCTGCAGCCAAAAGTATGGCATGAACTGCCTGTCAATTTAGAAGAAGTATTCATTGCGAAGTTTGGAGGGAAACGGAGATGGTAA